The sequence below is a genomic window from Pleurocapsa minor HA4230-MV1.
TTGTGCTAACAACGTGAACTGGAGAGCGGCTCGGATCGTACTCTGCTGGAAAACGAATCGAATCTGTGTTCATAGTGTGTTCCTCATTTGTGTTTGAACTATCTTATTAATCATTGCGATCGAGCAAACTGCTGAAGGATGATGTGTGGAGAATGCCACGGATATTTAGATCAATCATGCGGTTCCACTCATCGACGCAAATGTTGTAGATGATTACCGAATGGGCGGTGTAATCGTTGCCCAACGTTCAGCCAGTTTGCCCTCTGCTAATCTCCAAAGCACAAAGCCCTTAAACTCACTTTTCTTTCCCGTCGAAGCATCGGTTCCGCGCCAGGTGCATCGCATCATCACCTTATCCCCTTCAGCGATCGCGTCCTCAACTGTAACGTGTAAATCGGGATACTTTGCGTATGCCTTCTCCATCGTCTGCTTAACCAGTTCGGGACTCACCAATCCTACAAAAGGTTCTTCGTGATCGATAAAGTCAGATGCGAAGTTTTGGTAAGCAATGGCAGAATTCTTGCGGTTCACAATCTCCTCAAAGTGATTGCGAATGAATGTTTTATTCTGTTCAAGTGTTTGTTCCATGATGTGAAAGAACTCCATGGTTTGCTAGTTGTGTAATGTTCTATCTATCTGAAGTGTAGTAAGTCTCAATACTTGACTATTTTCAGATTCTTATGGCGA
It includes:
- a CDS encoding ester cyclase → MNRKNSAIAYQNFASDFIDHEEPFVGLVSPELVKQTMEKAYAKYPDLHVTVEDAIAEGDKVMMRCTWRGTDASTGKKSEFKGFVLWRLAEGKLAERWATITPPIR